AGAAtagattctttattttttgaaatctagAACTTACCATACATTctctagaacctagaacctattcTTTCACTGATTCCAGGGTCTACTTAAGTtccacttatattattatttgaatgattacaattcactaatcataatttatatttagacatgaacattaataaagtaaaaatcttagtcataaaatgaaaattcagacTAATACTTTcaaattatacactcatcatcgAATGACATGAAATATTGGAGGATCATATAGAAATATGGACCAAGAAAAACATTACAAGTTTTGGGTTACTGGTTCcgagtttcaagttccaaattcCTCCAATTAAGAGCTTAGAACCTAACATTcgaaatagatttttcattttttgaaatctgAAACATACTTTACATAACTTAGAACCCAGAACCTATAGGTTCCTACTAGTCCGGTTTTCAGGTTCTAGGTTCTATCCTAAAACCATGTTCATCCCTTACTGTCGCATCAATTTTCGATTCTTGTATAAACTTTATGATTCATAGAAACATAAAGTGGGTTATCTTGCTTTCCGACTTGCCTCCAGGTGCTTTCCGATGTACCGCAAGGCTCCGAAGACGAAATCCCAAAATGTTTGTCGGCTATATTATACCGTGTTTATAGATTTCTCCGACTCGTTTGTGGGATGACTTACTTAAGAAATCAGCTCGATAGTAACTTTGTCGGGATCACCTGCCCAGGCAATTCGCTTGCAGAATGCAACATTTGATTTCCATATGTAACATTTTATGAGCATTACGTAAGCATGGATATCAATGCAGGTCAGTACGTAAGCATATATGTCATGCATGTCGAGGCAGATCAGGACATAAGGATGGATATCAAGGCAGATCATGCCATGAATGGTTGTTGAACATATGTATGCAATCAAGTCTAACTTCTGTTGGGACCTTTGTTTGGAACGCACCTTTACTGAGGAAGATCACCAAAATCACCAAGGGGAAGTCGAAATCCGAGCCTGTTAGCATATTTGTTAGACTCACTTTCATTTAAAAGCTTAAGTCAATAAGTTTTGAGCGAATTAGGATATATTAATTACTTCACACTACATCCACAACTCACACGTGCATTTTAGCggtaaaattttctaaaagtcacacatttattgcacttttgccaattcaattttaaactattcaattttactaattaaattttaaacatttttactttttgcaatAGATTGagaactttttagacaattttccctattttaATAGGCTTTAGGTCAATGTCATGTGCTATGTTGAGTAGAAGAAATCCAAAACATGAAAATGCATATTCGTATGTGACCATGCACAAACATAACGTTTGGTAGCATAGCCAATCTCCATGTCTGAACATCACTAGCGAATCATATGCTTTGTACAACAAGAACTATTGTAAAACTCGACCATATATGTATGAACCCACCTAGGAAAGTGGTATAACTGGCCCCAGGCCAATGAAGGGGCCTCCACTTATGGAAAGGAGGAGGCGAGGGTCGGTCTAGATGCCAATACTCTGAGGATGTTAAAATAATAGGGGTAGAGGTAACTCCCACGTCTCCAAAGGCTCCACATTAAAGACCATAATTCCTTTACATTACAGCATTTCCCAATTTCACTTTGCCTACGATAATTTGAATTTCccaccaaaatttcaaattcgtCAAAAGGTCTTGAGAGGATGCATCGATGTTCttagaattaattgtgacatggtagaattctcaatttctgaaatcggattaaatttcgcgattaatttcaatctgacgcgattttagcatgatcTAAACTACCgagtagtttttaggaattttcggtGCAATTGACTCGTAGTCATTATTTTCGAACtacaatgtacatcttcaactcattggtgactctcggttgtcgtaaaaatcttgagatttcattTACGggcacaaggtaccaaaacgatagaaaaatcagtttaataccgatcgacgagaatttttgcaattaggtggaatcacccatgtcTAATTACATACCTCAGTTGAATCGACCTACTTCTAGtctctgatagattttcgacCGCGCTGcaatgacccttgtagactaacacggtcgagcaaCCGATgcttgatcgaattctcaagcttgttgcattaaaatcccttaatgacttcccaaaatagtctagttatctcatgagtaatCGGCTTAGAGAATAGCATTATAGGCATGTCGATGAAAAGtccgacttattcaattgaaaacagaagtggAAAATCATATTGTCACACGAATCGACTACACACTTTCatcgaatcgatttatatccattTGTTAATTGATTTATACAACGTAGTATTGATCATTGTCGATTTTTATGGTCGAGTAGTCTATTCTTGATCGAATTCTTTAGTCTCTCGCGTTTTAACCTTATATGGTCTTGTCCAATAAATCAATTAGCTCGTGAGtgattagtttagagtaaagtgaacaatttcatatatttcgaaatagGGACCTATTTTCGAATATCACAATTTCtctattccaaacttgtttctgaaatagaaatccgtttggtaaaattatttcgtttttctatttctggaatagatttctactccataaataaatttaaaataaaaattagaagtaAAAACTTTTAGTTTTCGATTTAtggaacataaatgaaaaataaaaactcttttcattGTTTGTCATTGCTATTAGTCCATTGCTCATTTGTCATCGTCGGCCATTGTTCGCTGCCCATTGTTGCCACTCCTCACCATCAGCTGTCGCTACCATTGGTCGCCGCCCACCGCCGCCACAGCCGTCAATTGTCGGTCGTGGACCGCTTCCACTGTTGGTCATCGGTTGTTGGTTGCCAATCTCTAGTTGCCACTGCCACcatcgaaagaaagaaatttcgtatttctattctaagaatggaaattttgtgtcattatcaaacgcgtatttttatttaaaaacttaTTTAAGAGTTAGATatataaaaatccatttttcttccataaataaatttctaGCAATAATAGTTATCACCCGCACTTTAAATGctcaaaacatttttctttcataaattaatttctgaCAATAATAGTTGTCATCCATACTCTAAATGCTCAAAACCTATATTTAAAGATCAAGTCTAGGACTCGTTTTTATCTTTGCTGGGATGTAATGTCACCTCTTAGATATATGGTCCTAAGCCATTCAAATATTTGTGAGAGTGGAGATTGAGCGAGAGAGCAACACACACTCTTCAAGACAGATTCGATACGAACCGGCTGTTTTGCTTGCCAGAACTAAAAACCCGAGGAAGATCCGCTGAAAGATTTCCTCCAGTGGTTTCAAGACACTTTCTTTGTTAAATATTTCAAcagttttaaatatttgaaagtaacatttttttatagaaattatgATAGTCATGATGACATTATTAAAGTTTACAATGACCCTCTCTTGTTATAACCGTGACCCCTCAATAGAACTAGGCAacctgttttctttttctttattttttcttctcctatTAAAGTTAGGCAAGAGGACGAAGTCAGAACCAGAGAAGACTAATTCGATGATAAGTGAGGGCTCAAAAACGTGTCACTTTAAGATGGAGATAATCGATGTAACATGGTTCTGTTTAACGCAGAAGAACAACTGCATGAGCACTCTACTGTGTGGCTGACCTGAcagtaattttcatttatttatgaaGATATAACCTACGCCTGCAATAAGTATTGTCGATACCTGATGATTCGTCAGCAATACCACGAGTCTTGCTGATTCAACCGATTCATACATTGCTTGAAAAGATTGGCAAGAGCAGAGCAACCTTCTGAtggctttttcatttttaaaaagtcgAGCATCCTGAAACTGTTAGTTCATTCGTTCTGCAGTACGTTTACTGCCCAAACTCTCTATGATAGTTTATTTAATCATCGAGCTATGTCAAGCGAGTGGAAAAGGAGGACCTGCCAGTATcaatcgagaaattttttggtaCGTGGATGCGCGAAGTTGTTATAAAAGTGCATGGAAAGTCATTCAGTAGATGTGAGTTGAGACTGGTCTGCGATTCAGATATATAGCAAGTGACAATTACACACGAGGGAACTAGGCAAAGAAATTGAGGTGCTCATCCACAGTTGTGTATTTCACTTCCGGATAAAGTTCTGAAGCCTCTGCTCCAATCGAAGCATCTATCTCATAGTTTGAGGTATCTCCCTTCACAAAGATTGAGTGACGTATGGCCAAAAAGATGTTGATGGGGAGTGGAGACTCTGCATCAGTCAAAATTcgggaaaagaagagagtaaATATTGGGCATTAACCAAGAAAccatcaaaggaaaaggaaagctGATATCTTTTTATATGCTTTCTATTTATGCTGTTTATGCGTATCGACCAACCTTGGATCTTTTGGAGGAGTTCATCTTCCAAGAGATATGTTTTCTCCAGGGTCGTCCCGATCTTCCTCTCCCAGAGGGAAACAATCTCGTTGAAGCTCAGAACATTCGCTGGCGGTCTCATGTAGAGGATCTTGTTCAGAGTTCTTGGGTCATCCGCTGCCTTGATAGTGTATGTGGCAATATCTTCCTCCTTGACAAAAACAACTGACAAATAGAACAGGGAACACAGATTGAGCACGCACTCCTGAAAGCAATGATTGATCAATTATAGAGCTAAGATCAGACCGAGAGCTACCAAAATAGTTCCCTGTTCAAGTGATGACATTGCTTATAATCGACAACAATCAGGCGGCTACTTGCGAATAAAAATTCGGGATCAATAGCATTTCACACCTCAGCAAACATCTAATGTGTATTCTAAACTATGATGGGTTTAGTCTACTAGATGCGTTTCAGGCAAACATCCCTCCAAAATCTGCTAGGTCTACACTGCTGAGATATGCATAATAGTGGGATGCGCTGAAGAAGCTCAACAGCTTCACAATGAGAGATACCAAGAGCGAACCTGAATCCACTGGACTCAtcttcactcaaaagtttaagtttaATGAGTTATAGGACAACTGAAATTATTAATTGCTCCACAGCACACAAAGTCTCCCGAGGTGTGAATGATTATGCCTGAGGATCCATAGGGTCTTCTGGGAATGTGAATGTACTTAATCACTACAACATGAAGAACAAGACAGAGGGCTGGCCTTCAGAACGATTACCTTTCGGATTTCCATCACCTATGATTGTGATTTTGTCCCTCGGAGGAGCTTTAGCACCCATCTGTCCCAAGGTCGTAAGAAAGTGTCCGGCAAAGCCATTGGATACAACAAAAGTGAAAGGAATTCCTTCAGCCTCGATTGCTCTCCTGATCTTAGCTTTGACCCCGAAAAGGCTCGCTGCTGGCTCAACTGCATTGTGACAGTCCACGTCGGCTCCAAATTCAGAAGGAAGGAACCTctgcaaaattcatgaacatcTCTAAAAAGAGTTCTAGACAATGGAGCAGAAGCTAATGCTatgacaaaatggaaaatatatcCATATCAATTATGGATGGTAGTTATGAATGGTAGTTGTGCAACTATAAGATTGTATTTTCAGAAGCTTTTGTCACTGTATACATCTCTATTTTCCGACATTTTTGCGATGCAAAATGAACGCGTTTGGAATGATTCATGGGAAACGTTGTGACAAAATGGATAGTTTGAGATATTGAATAGAGTTTCCAAGAGCATTATAAACAACACCTTCCATAATACAAGATGGTAAAGAGCAATTCCATTTTTCCGATGAGTATTTTCAAAAGCTGTCAAATACTGTCACTTGCCTTTATATTTCCGGCTTCTTTGATTGCTGCAATGATCTTAACCTGATCTGCGAGCTGCGCTCTTGCCACCGCCGAGATCACCACATCGACTTGCTTGATTGCTGTCACTAAGCTCTTGTGATCATACATATCTCCCTGAAAGTCAAATAGAACAGAATTTAATGTGAGCTTATGCCGCCAGGTGGTTGAAATACAACAAATAggattattttccaaaaatgttttACGAGTCATACATAAACTATCGAAACCCCGAGCTCTTGAAGCTTTCGATGAGCTTCGACTTCTCGACATCAGAAGCCGTGCTCTCTCTAACCAGTGCATAAGTCGGGTGACCCGCTTTTGCACTTGCCTCCACCAGGTACTTGCCAATATATCCAGTCCCTCCGATGACCAAAATCCTGCTCTTCTCTGCCATTTTTATCGCACTTTCTCAAGGCACAAgaattaaagaaagaagatgaaaactTGACCTTGCAGGCTGGGCTTTTTCCCCAGAAGATGTATGTAGGCTAATAGACCTGATTGAGTGGATCttaaattaggaaattatttttgtcgCCTTATAGTTTATTAAGGCAACTTGACTATCACGTGCTGCGGCTCACTTTCCCCACCGGTTACTCCAAGATTTCACAGGTCAATGCTACAATTATAAACTTCTCCACCTGACATTAGTTAGTATCTCTGTCACTGCAGCTAATTCCACTAATTACCTTACTTAGCATCTCTATGTCCCTTCTTATATTGTACCAAAAGGTTATTAACAGAAGCAGCAGATTCTTGTATgaggacaaaagaaagaaggaaaagacacGGCACAACAACCAAATCTTCGGATGCAATAAATTTGGGCATTATACTTTCTGACAGAGGACACACATtgcttaagtgccaaaatcggagtaaaatggatcacttgagtgcaaTAGGCCAAAATTccgccaaaatgctgacgtgtcgATTTTCCGGCGAAACAAGTGCGGAACAGGCGTCGTTTTAATGCGATGTggccaaaatttaataaaaattaatttaaaactaaatttatttaaatatttataaaatattaaaaatttttaaatttttaaattttaaaaatttcaaaaatttcaaaaaactaaaaatattaaaaaaattttaaaattttaaaaattttaaaaaaaaaattagaaaattttgtaaaattctataaaaatttataaaattctataaaaatttataaaattctataaaaatttataaaattctataaaaattgataaaatatttaaaaattaaaaagaaattaaaaagaaattaaaattttaaaaaaaaaaaaattcaaaaattttagaaaatttaaaaaaatttaaaattttagaaaattaattaattttaatttaaaaataaatttatttaaaaattttaaaaattaaaaacatttgcaaaattaaaaaagttacaaaaaaataattttaaaaaagaaaagaaaagggtgccggttgagggctgaaatttttgtaaattttttaaatttttgtaaatttcgtaagttttttaaatttttgtaactttctaaaattgtttgtaaatttttgaatttttgtaaatttttgaatttttgtaaattttgtaaattttatgtaaattttgtaaattttatgtaaattttgtgaatttttttataaattttgtaaattttgtaactttctaaaaaaattttcaaatttttaaaatttttaaaattttaattatttttttaaattttttaaattttttttctaaatttttaaatttttctaaatttttaaattttttgtaatttttttgtaactttctaaatttttttgtaaatttttaaattttttagtaattttttaatttttttgtaaatttgtaaattttttgtaattttgtaattctttttttaatgtttaaagtttctaaatttttttaaaatgttttaaataaatttattttaaatttaatttaaataatttatatattattataaaattcgaatgatgtcaaaacgacgtcgttttggccggTCGAGCCGACTCATTTCTTCGGCGAGACACATCGGcgaaatattaataatttaatgcCACATATGATTTCGGCCAACTTCGCCGGAGATGGCGCTTAAGTGTGCGCTttaagttatggcatttaagtgtccctttggccaaagttatggcgcTCGTCGCACGCCAATAAATTTGCTATGCATCCGACACAGTCCAacctttttttatgttttttttcttaatgtcGATAATTGTTATATGTTCCAGCGGGAGAATATAGCAGATTTCAACTCCAAATCCAGACCAAATTTGAAGCTAAGATCCATCCGCAGAACCCCCTCTAACTTATTGTCCAGGTTCAAGCCATTTTCCGCCatctttgcatttgcatattcTAACGTCAGGCCTCTAGATTATTTAGTGTGGACCATGCTGAGGTCTTTCTTTAATGGCAAATCAATAAACGCAATCCTCGAAAACAAAAgacatcgatttttttttaggtgAATGTTAGCTTGAATCCACCTGTCGTTCAAATTACGGGATGCttcgaaggagaagaagactgTTTGAATGACCACGTTTTAGAAGTGTCAACCTAAGGCTGTTGCTGCAACAAGTTCTcagtcaatggaaaataaaattcttcctgggcaagaaattattggaggtaagaacagctggagtgccaaaacttggcatggagggacatttaaatgccaaaattttaaaaaggtacactacttaagtgtcaaaatcggagtaaaatagaTCACGTAAGTGCCACTTTAGccaaaattaaatcaaattgctgacgtggcaattttccggggAGGTGAGTGCAAAATGGCgttgttttgcacgctaacatggtaagaaaatacaaaaacgacatcattttgtgtcgatgtgtaaataatcaatataaaaattaattaaattaaatttaaacttaaatttatttatcatattcttaaaaaaaaaaagggtggctGAAGGAGGTGGCCGAGCCctcaccgccaccgcctccccaGCCCGCCACCGAGAAGGGTCGgcaacggagggggagggtcggccaaggTGGCCGGCCCCTAGCCGATTGGCGGCGAGGGCACcgaatctgggcgagggcccgAGCCCTCATCGCCTCCCGTCATCACTGGGAAGGGCCAACAACGGTAGGGGGAGCATCGGCCGAGGTTGCCGGCGacgccggccgaccggcggcaagggccgtgacccttaccccagatctaggcaagggctcgcgggcccttgTCGTCGATCAGCCGGCATCGCCGGCCAATGCTCCCCCCCACCGTCATCAATCCTTCCCGGCAACGGCGAGGAGGCGGCAAGGGCTGCGACTAGGGGCCGAccaccccggccgaccctccccctttgTCGCCCAGCCTTTCCAACGAGGAGCTCAACCCCGCCTCCTTgaccccccccccctttttttttctaattttaagtttttattttttagaatttaaatttaaatttaaatttaattaattttatattaattatttagccagttttaatttttattttgccaGTGGTTTTAGGTGAGTTTGAGACGAGTCGCTCGTTTTGAGTGAGCCACGTAGtcaagcaaaaataataaaaaataacgtAAGATTTCCACGTAAAGGTTCGTCGGAGGTGGCACTTTAAGTGTCccaattttcaaagaaagtggCACGTAAGTGtgctttttcaaagttttaGCATTTAATGTCTCCtcgtgccaaattttggcatttgAGCTGTATTTTGCCGAAATTATTGCATATAACTACATTTATCTCTCAAAGTTCTTGGTTGGTGATGACATGTAGGCGTGCAGTGGCTCAAGTCAATCCGACATATTGCAAGGCTTAAGCTCAACTCCAAGTGCGCTCAACCCCAAGTGCGAAAATCAACTTGAGCTGGATGGACTAATTTTCCCCCTCGCACTCGACTCAATGCAAATACTCGacatagggtgcgtttgggaacgcttttgggaaaagtccttagcaaaatgcaaagacctttgagtttaatgtattttcaaaatgcaaagtgtgtttggtaaaattgtagtttgaaagcccatttgaagtatctttaaacaaaatggtgtttggaggaattatatttgcaaagtgctttgtaataaaaaaaagttataaaagaaaaataaataaaaattgatcgGAAGGGCGGAGATGGGGAAGGGCAAGTGGCCGCCGGACGTCACCGAagaccaccggcgagggtcgcggacGTCGGGCGACCATTGAAGACcacggcgagggtcgccggacgtcgggcgaccaTTGAAGACCATCACGAGAGGGtcgccggacgtcgggcgaccacCGAAAACCATCGCCGAGGGTCTCGGACGTCGGCGACCCCGCGCGACCCGGATCTGAGGCAGCGAGGTCCCCGCGACCTTGCGGCCCGGATCCAGGTCGGCGGGGTCACGCGACCGTGCCGCCCGGAtcgggtcgcggcgaggtcgcgcgacctccggcaaccGCCATGACCAAGATcaggggcggcgaggtcgcgagaggacctcgccgcgacccacgcCGATCGCCTCCAACCAGAGACAAGGCGGCGGTCGCACCACTCCGGCGAGTCGGCCGTGGGCCACCGCAACCATGTCGAGCCGTCGGCGGCCACTCACTCGGCTTCGAGGAACACGCCGTCGGCCTTCAGCGGAGAAGAGAACAGTACAACAACGAGGGCAAAACCGGAAAAATCGAGTAGGCGAGgatatttttggaagaaaataaaaaaagtgaacgATGATCACTTGTATAGAGAAAGCCGAAGCCCAAGGCGCCCttcacctgccttgggctttcagccttgggaaGGCCAGCTTTGGCCtaatgaaaattctaaaattgttaAACACTCAGCTTTGAATTTCAAGTATCTTTAGAAGCCCAAAGTCCCTTGCAAAGCTGattccaaacgcacccatacTCAGCTGGGGTCAGATCTTTTTTAAGTGTATAGAATGAGATACCCAATTGGGCTGGTGAGTCGATCAAGTCAAGTATCTTTAGACTCGAATTTGACTCAACAGGCTACTGGAATGCGACTCAACAAGCTACTCGAACTCAATCGAGCTAAAGATATCGAGCCAATCTCAAGCAAGTCATTAGTCTAGCATAGGGATGGCAGGGGAAGGGCTCGGCTTATCTTGTCTCAGACCTGTCCCACTAACGTTTGAGGATACTGATTGTAGGTATTAGACGACATTACAGGTCAAACAAACTGGTAGTTGAGACGGACAGATGCGCAAGCTAATCATTCGGCAACTAATTTCTTATAGAGTAACATGTGATTGACCTCTACCAAGTAGAAGGAGCTCCCAACCTAACCTGCCAAAACTTTTATTAATGCCTTTAAATGGAATTTACACTGTAGTAGCTGAATCCTCAGATATGAAGCAGGGCCAGTGGCGCTGGcaggaaaaaattaatatctgTATTTACAAATCCGGAAGGGAGGTCTTTGGAGCTATGGTTGGCAACCAATTGAGTAATGCCTTGTTGACAAGTTCCGGGACTTCATCGTGAGGGCAGTGGCCCGCCTGAAGGTTGACTAAGGATGTGTTCGGGTAGAACTCCTTGATACGAATGGCCTTGGCAGGACCGACCCATGGGTCTAGATCACCCCAAATTAACAGCAGCGGGCACGAGAGTTtgctcaagatactgtccaggGTATATCTGGTCTGATTCATCATGAACCGTGACATTAATCTGCACccattatatatatttcttcacttCAGCATAAACGGAAAATAcctttagaaaaaggaaaactgggATACCGATGGATATCATATATCCGATCAAGTTGAAGGGAATCATATGGAACAAGTTGAAGAATTCATGACCATGTGACTACCCTATGAAGATCAAGTTAGGAAGGGAACATCAATTTGTACCTGTAGTAAACTTCTCCAGCATTCGGGTCTGCTGCCGGCATAGTTATAGACTCGACAAGATAGTCATCTACATTTGAGGAATCTATGTAAACCTGGAGAAGCAGAAAACTGAATCATGGGGCGGCCATAGCATAATCAGCATAGCATGAATAGAGTCTAAGAGTGAAAAAGATAATCACTTATTAGACATGAAGAGCTAGAGCCTTTCTAGACACCATCAGAGGCCTTGACCCAATTGTCGTGACAAGCCTGCCTCCGCAATGGAGGATCTAATATTTTGCTCATCTGGTCAGAGCAGAGTGTCTGAACCACTTAGGGAATTTTGAAACTCAGTAACTCCAGATAGCTCATCCTCATTCAGGTTCACTCAgctcaaaagattttcttttgtggAGTTTTATTCAACTATCATGTTCTCGGCAAAGAGGCTGGCATGACCAGTTGCAATCCCAATCTGCTCCTTTCGGGATTCAGAGGCACCAACCAATTGGGACACGTTATGTTAGCTTGAAAGTCAAATCCTGAGGTACTTTAAGTAAAATTACAATGTGGCCACATAACTTAAGTCGGCCCACAAACATAATCAGAAAACACCAGTCAAGTTCAGCCTGTCAGTTTTTCCTAGGGATTTTTGTTAAAGAGCATCCAGAGGCACTTTTTAAGCgatttaaataacaaaaatctaCAGTTTTCAAGGCACTGTTACTTCTGTACTATATGAAATTAGTGTTCTGGAAATTGAAAGTTTCGTGTTTAAGCATTTGCAAAAAGTACCCTGGGACACTCATTAACAAGCATAAGGAAGTCTGTCTTAATTAATCAAGATTATGAAATTAAAGGCATGGAGATTCTGTAGTTAGCTTAATTCAGACATAATGTTTTGTTGGCTTCTGCAGCCTGAACAGAACCTAAAACTGGAATTTATGGCATTGACTTGCCTGAAACAGTTAGTTCTTTCCAATATTTTTCCTACTCTCTCCATTATTAAAACTTTAGATACCCAAAACCTACATCTCATGATCAAGTCTAGGTCTCGTCATTCCCCTTCGCTGGGAGGTAATGTGGCCTCTCAGATATATGGTCCTAAAACTGGAATTTATGGAATATTGTTTTGTTGGCTTCTGCAGCCTGAACAGAACCTAAAACTAGAACTTATGGCATTGACTTGCCTGAAACAGTTagttcttttcaatttta
Above is a window of Eucalyptus grandis isolate ANBG69807.140 chromosome 9, ASM1654582v1, whole genome shotgun sequence DNA encoding:
- the LOC104419724 gene encoding LOW QUALITY PROTEIN: eugenol synthase 2 (The sequence of the model RefSeq protein was modified relative to this genomic sequence to represent the inferred CDS: inserted 1 base in 1 codon), which produces MAEKSRILVIGGTGYIGKYLVEASAKAGHPTYALVRESTASDVEKSKLIESFKSXGVSIVYGDMYDHKSLVTAIKQVDVVISAVARAQLADQVKIIAAIKEAGNIKRFLPSEFGADVDCHNAVEPAASLFGVKAKIRRAIEAEGIPFTFVVSNGFAGHFLTTLGQMGAKAPPRDKITIIGDGNPKVVFVKEEDIATYTIKAADDPRTLNKILYMRPPANVLSFNEIVSLWERKIGTTLEKTYLLEDELLQKIQESPLPINIFLAIRHSIFVKGDTSNYEIDASIGAEASELYPEVKYTTVDEHLNFFA